The following are encoded in a window of Nibricoccus aquaticus genomic DNA:
- a CDS encoding TonB-dependent receptor domain-containing protein: MFLCASKIITPVPALGLFALLSATSLSAATETKIKFDLPAGEAAQTLKSFAQQAQREIIFSTKSVAGIKTNAVQGELTVREALATMLAGTSLTVFQDEKTGSIAIEVDPSKQSAGGVPVAPGQAVPQAAADANAISKDETIELAEFVVTGVFTRTKKMDVTASVSTVNTAQLAKLVPNSAADLLLNVPSVYVNSSLGEIRSIVYSRGVSANASNADMGYYYVSMQEDGLPLTNVGYSNWGPDYFLRADVTTERVEAVRGGSASITSANAPGGVFNYISRKGTDTYGGEVRTRFGLEGEENPYYRTDILVGGAGPLGTTYSIGGFYRKSDGARNPGYSMNDGGQIKLNVRKDYGKGSVTFYAKYLNDVNGWFEFYPANDFNDPRVAGGIDQSATNLHRPGKFSYVAEAPGLKRTFDPESLAHSVQKSIGADWTHDFGGWIISNNFKVSDSNTQWNTSASVALRDITRGSLFSNLNMLTGGVVPAGEWIFKDRTNGQIMARIQSAGTNNGSGGAGSSGLTVLENNLPRQDLVNGAVWSNNALVFDRWAKELMNQFTVNKRVGSHLFTGGSFFAYSDAYNFNTTAGRSVSTVTSNPTPMDITLITAAGSPYGAGQTLQITNPYGFSAEGSGYTLNEAVQKQTSAFFGHNWEINKSLTLDWGARYEYLEVSGLNNTGQANSTLNPANGGADGNPLTIFDNRISTRNATNWVYDRNLDTLSLSGALNYTINPNNSVYLRYTNGEKAPDLSFFIGLTNAFAIRNFATVPQKVEQWEVGYKLRGGAFNAVITPFYSKLGDIINTPITGTNTDNTTYSLQPLYSSVETYGVELETNYAFTEHFSVRAVATWQQAEATTWKFWNLGSNGPGDDFIVDIGGQDADNNPDWIVNLTPQYQRGRFTGNVSWKYMGARPANIANMFELPAYDQTDLFLSWAFSDRFSVSFNVNNVFDGDGVLNWAGYGDASSQFNRQNFTTRPANANTTFMIVPIPPRAYFLSATYKF; this comes from the coding sequence ATGTTCCTGTGCGCGTCTAAAATCATCACGCCTGTTCCAGCCCTCGGGCTGTTTGCGTTGCTGAGTGCGACATCGCTCTCGGCGGCGACTGAGACCAAAATAAAATTCGATCTGCCTGCCGGAGAAGCGGCGCAAACGTTGAAATCCTTCGCGCAACAGGCGCAGCGGGAGATCATCTTTTCGACGAAGTCGGTCGCCGGCATCAAGACCAACGCCGTGCAGGGCGAGCTTACGGTGCGCGAAGCGCTCGCGACGATGCTCGCGGGCACGAGCCTCACGGTTTTCCAGGATGAGAAAACCGGCTCCATCGCGATCGAGGTCGATCCCTCGAAGCAGAGCGCGGGCGGCGTGCCAGTCGCTCCCGGGCAGGCAGTCCCGCAAGCGGCTGCGGATGCGAACGCGATTTCCAAAGACGAAACCATCGAGCTCGCAGAGTTCGTCGTCACGGGCGTGTTCACGCGCACGAAGAAGATGGATGTCACCGCCTCGGTCTCGACGGTGAACACGGCGCAGCTCGCGAAGCTGGTGCCCAACAGCGCGGCCGATCTTTTGCTGAACGTGCCGAGCGTGTACGTGAATTCATCCCTCGGCGAAATCCGCAGCATCGTTTATTCGCGCGGCGTTTCTGCCAACGCGAGCAACGCCGACATGGGTTATTATTATGTGTCGATGCAGGAGGACGGCCTCCCGCTGACCAATGTGGGTTACAGCAACTGGGGCCCGGATTATTTTTTGCGCGCAGACGTGACGACCGAGCGCGTCGAAGCGGTGCGCGGCGGCAGTGCCTCGATTACGTCGGCCAATGCGCCCGGCGGTGTTTTCAACTATATCAGCCGCAAGGGCACCGACACCTACGGCGGTGAAGTGCGCACGCGCTTCGGCTTGGAAGGTGAGGAGAATCCTTACTACCGCACCGACATCCTGGTCGGTGGCGCCGGTCCCTTGGGCACGACGTACAGCATCGGCGGTTTCTATCGCAAGTCTGACGGCGCGCGTAATCCCGGCTACAGCATGAACGATGGCGGTCAGATCAAACTGAACGTTCGCAAAGATTATGGTAAGGGCTCGGTGACGTTTTACGCGAAGTACCTCAACGACGTTAACGGCTGGTTCGAGTTCTACCCGGCCAACGATTTCAACGATCCGCGCGTTGCCGGCGGGATCGACCAAAGTGCTACGAACCTTCACCGCCCGGGCAAGTTCTCCTATGTCGCGGAAGCCCCGGGACTGAAGCGTACCTTCGATCCTGAGAGCCTCGCGCACTCCGTGCAGAAATCGATCGGCGCGGATTGGACGCACGATTTTGGCGGCTGGATCATAAGCAACAACTTCAAGGTGAGCGACAGCAACACGCAGTGGAACACGAGCGCCAGCGTCGCGCTTCGTGACATCACACGCGGTTCGCTCTTCAGCAATTTGAACATGCTTACCGGTGGCGTGGTGCCAGCGGGCGAGTGGATCTTCAAGGACCGCACGAACGGCCAGATCATGGCTCGTATCCAGTCAGCCGGCACCAATAACGGTTCCGGTGGCGCGGGTTCGAGCGGTCTTACCGTGTTGGAAAACAACCTGCCCCGCCAGGATCTCGTGAATGGCGCCGTGTGGTCCAACAACGCCCTCGTTTTCGACCGCTGGGCCAAGGAGCTGATGAACCAGTTCACGGTCAACAAGCGCGTCGGCAGCCACCTGTTCACGGGCGGCAGCTTTTTCGCTTATTCGGATGCCTATAACTTCAACACCACGGCCGGCCGCAGTGTCTCCACGGTGACCAGTAATCCGACTCCGATGGACATCACGCTCATCACCGCCGCGGGCAGTCCTTACGGCGCGGGCCAGACGCTCCAGATCACCAATCCTTACGGTTTCTCCGCAGAGGGTTCTGGTTACACGCTCAACGAGGCAGTCCAGAAGCAGACGTCGGCATTCTTCGGCCACAACTGGGAGATCAACAAGAGCCTCACGCTCGATTGGGGCGCTCGCTACGAGTATCTCGAAGTCAGCGGTCTGAACAACACCGGCCAGGCCAACAGCACGCTCAATCCGGCCAACGGCGGTGCCGACGGCAATCCGCTCACGATCTTCGACAATCGTATCAGCACCCGCAACGCGACCAACTGGGTCTATGACCGTAATCTCGACACACTCTCGTTGTCCGGTGCGTTGAACTACACGATCAATCCCAATAACTCGGTGTACCTCCGCTACACCAATGGCGAAAAAGCGCCTGACCTCTCGTTCTTCATCGGCCTGACGAATGCTTTCGCGATCCGCAATTTCGCCACCGTGCCGCAAAAAGTGGAGCAGTGGGAGGTCGGCTACAAGCTTCGCGGCGGCGCGTTCAACGCGGTGATCACGCCGTTCTACAGCAAGCTGGGTGATATCATCAATACGCCCATCACCGGCACCAACACGGATAACACCACGTACTCGCTACAGCCTCTCTACAGCTCGGTCGAGACCTACGGTGTGGAGCTCGAAACGAATTACGCGTTCACGGAGCATTTCAGTGTCCGTGCCGTAGCGACCTGGCAGCAGGCCGAAGCGACGACCTGGAAGTTCTGGAATCTCGGCAGCAACGGTCCTGGCGATGACTTCATCGTCGATATCGGCGGCCAGGATGCCGACAACAACCCGGACTGGATCGTGAACCTCACCCCGCAGTACCAGCGCGGCAGATTCACCGGTAACGTCTCGTGGAAATACATGGGCGCGCGTCCTGCGAACATCGCCAATATGTTCGAACTGCCCGCCTACGATCAGACCGATCTCTTCCTGAGCTGGGCGTTCAGCGACCGGTTCTCGGTCAGCTTTAATGTGAACAACGTCTTCGATGGCGACGGTGTGCTCAACTGGGCCGGTTACGGTGACGCGAGCAGCCAGTTCAACCGCCAGAATTTCACGACGCGTCCTGCGAACGCCAACACGACCTTCATGATCGTGCCCATCCCTCCTCGCGCCTACTTCTTGTCGGCAACGTACAAGTTCTAA
- a CDS encoding family 78 glycoside hydrolase catalytic domain encodes MRFPPFAFLAGLGCMAVSFSLIRMTAAEVATAGSDFKVAALRTEYAVNPLGIDAAQPRLFWKIESTARGQKQTAWQILAASSEATLARDDGDLWDSGRVANDRTTFVSYGGKALVSSQTVFWKVRSWDRDGKPSAWSEPAHWTMGILTKEEWKASWIASPAATESLMLRGAFSVKPGLKRALVHATGLGQYELFFNGKKVSDDLLSPGWTNYNVTVLYNTHDVTALLRPGANAAGFVLGNGFYNLAHRDRFTKLTGSFGPLRAIMHLRLEYEDGTVEEVGTNDEWRFKSGPITVGHIFAGEDYDARLAPKGWAEPGFAAAKDWKRAVVLLRPAGQLRGHGVGSEPLRVIDVHKSVAAKTFSDGTVVHDFGQNASHMPRLRVSGPAGSIVRLTPSEVVHEDGTINRNTFDGKNRGNAWWQYTKATDGEEEWFPQFYYIGCRFLKVETFRDESELPHFVPAEDLKRRPTIAAVPRPGDPAKLPTVVSLEMAVVHAIAKPLGEFETSNPLLNRIRDLVRWAQRSNMVSVLSDCPHREKLGWIEQYHLNGPAIRYEYDVARIFTKGIRDMADGQTDDGLIPNIAPEFTVFKGTFRAAAEWGAAFFLVPWQQYEFTGDAGLLREYYPAMKRYFAWLEGRAKDDVLSDGLGDWFDVGPALAGPAQNTPPPVTASAFFYFDAKLMADTAALLGHADEAKEYATKAARILASYNRHFFKAESGTYATGSQAANSLPLVMGIAAPTERARVFSALVKDVEQRGYATTTGDVGFRYSLRALADNGRSDVIYKMVTQEDKPGYAYQLKQGATALTEAWDANLETSHNHFMLGQVTEWFYHDLAGIVSDPAAPGFKNTLIRPQPVPDLGWVKASYDSIHGPISVRWEQKGAQFSLDVSVPANATATVFVPARDGADVFEGGKAAADRPGVKFLRREGDHALYQVESGSYAFTSQR; translated from the coding sequence ATGCGTTTCCCTCCTTTTGCTTTTCTCGCCGGCCTCGGATGCATGGCCGTTTCGTTTTCACTGATTCGGATGACGGCGGCCGAGGTCGCGACGGCGGGCAGCGATTTCAAAGTTGCTGCGCTTCGGACGGAGTACGCGGTGAATCCGCTCGGCATCGACGCGGCGCAACCGCGGCTCTTCTGGAAAATCGAGAGTACGGCGCGAGGGCAGAAACAAACTGCGTGGCAGATCCTTGCCGCTTCGAGCGAGGCGACGCTCGCACGCGATGACGGTGATCTTTGGGACAGCGGACGCGTGGCGAACGATCGGACGACGTTCGTCAGCTACGGCGGCAAGGCGCTTGTCTCGTCGCAGACGGTTTTCTGGAAAGTGCGCTCGTGGGATCGCGATGGAAAACCCTCCGCGTGGAGCGAGCCTGCGCATTGGACGATGGGCATTCTCACGAAGGAAGAGTGGAAAGCGTCGTGGATCGCATCGCCCGCCGCCACGGAGTCTTTGATGTTGCGCGGAGCGTTCAGCGTGAAGCCGGGCTTGAAGCGCGCGCTCGTCCACGCGACGGGGCTGGGGCAGTACGAACTGTTTTTCAACGGCAAGAAGGTGAGCGACGATCTGCTCTCGCCGGGCTGGACGAACTACAACGTCACGGTGCTCTACAACACGCACGACGTGACTGCGCTGCTGCGGCCTGGCGCGAATGCGGCGGGCTTCGTGCTCGGCAACGGGTTCTACAATCTCGCGCACCGCGATCGCTTCACGAAGCTGACCGGCTCGTTTGGGCCGTTGCGCGCGATCATGCATCTGCGGCTCGAATACGAAGACGGCACGGTCGAGGAAGTCGGGACGAATGATGAGTGGAGGTTCAAATCCGGGCCGATCACGGTCGGACACATTTTCGCCGGTGAGGATTATGACGCGCGTCTCGCGCCGAAGGGCTGGGCGGAGCCGGGTTTCGCGGCGGCGAAGGACTGGAAGCGCGCGGTGGTGTTGCTGCGCCCGGCGGGGCAGTTGCGCGGACATGGCGTCGGCAGCGAGCCGCTGCGTGTGATCGATGTTCACAAGAGCGTCGCGGCGAAAACGTTTTCCGATGGGACCGTGGTTCATGATTTTGGGCAGAACGCGTCGCACATGCCGCGTTTGCGCGTGAGCGGACCGGCGGGATCGATCGTGCGGCTCACGCCGTCGGAAGTCGTCCACGAGGACGGCACGATCAACCGAAACACTTTTGACGGGAAAAATCGTGGCAATGCGTGGTGGCAGTACACGAAGGCGACTGACGGTGAGGAGGAGTGGTTTCCCCAGTTCTACTACATCGGCTGCCGCTTCCTGAAGGTGGAGACGTTTCGCGACGAGTCGGAGCTGCCGCATTTCGTACCGGCAGAAGATCTCAAACGTCGCCCGACGATCGCGGCTGTTCCGCGTCCGGGGGATCCGGCGAAATTGCCGACGGTTGTCTCGCTAGAAATGGCGGTCGTTCACGCCATCGCGAAACCGCTTGGGGAGTTCGAGACCTCGAATCCGTTGCTCAACCGCATTCGCGATCTGGTGCGCTGGGCGCAGCGTTCGAACATGGTTTCCGTTCTCTCCGACTGCCCGCATCGCGAGAAGCTCGGCTGGATCGAGCAGTATCACCTCAACGGTCCCGCGATCCGCTACGAGTATGACGTCGCCCGCATTTTCACGAAGGGCATCCGCGACATGGCCGATGGGCAGACGGATGACGGACTGATCCCAAATATCGCGCCGGAGTTTACGGTGTTCAAAGGCACGTTTCGCGCGGCGGCCGAGTGGGGTGCGGCGTTCTTCCTCGTGCCGTGGCAGCAGTATGAGTTCACGGGCGATGCCGGTTTACTCCGTGAGTATTATCCCGCGATGAAACGCTATTTCGCCTGGCTCGAAGGGCGCGCGAAGGACGATGTGCTGAGCGATGGACTGGGCGATTGGTTCGATGTCGGGCCTGCGCTGGCGGGACCGGCGCAGAATACGCCGCCACCGGTGACTGCGTCGGCGTTTTTCTATTTCGATGCGAAGCTGATGGCCGATACGGCCGCGCTGCTCGGTCATGCCGACGAGGCGAAGGAGTATGCGACGAAGGCGGCGCGGATTCTCGCGAGCTACAACCGGCATTTTTTCAAAGCGGAGAGCGGCACGTACGCGACGGGTTCGCAGGCGGCGAATTCGCTGCCGCTGGTGATGGGAATCGCGGCCCCGACGGAGCGGGCGCGTGTATTTTCCGCGCTGGTGAAAGACGTCGAGCAGCGCGGCTATGCGACGACGACGGGCGATGTGGGTTTCCGCTATTCGCTGCGCGCGCTGGCGGACAACGGCCGCTCCGACGTGATCTACAAGATGGTCACGCAAGAGGATAAACCCGGCTACGCGTACCAACTGAAACAAGGCGCGACGGCGCTCACCGAGGCGTGGGACGCGAATCTGGAGACGTCGCACAATCACTTCATGCTCGGGCAGGTCACCGAGTGGTTTTATCACGATCTGGCGGGTATCGTCTCCGATCCGGCGGCACCCGGTTTTAAGAACACCTTGATCCGTCCGCAGCCGGTGCCGGATCTCGGCTGGGTGAAGGCGAGCTATGACTCAATTCACGGACCGATCTCTGTGCGCTGGGAACAGAAGGGCGCGCAGTTCTCGCTCGATGTTTCCGTGCCCGCGAATGCCACCGCGACGGTCTTCGTGCCTGCACGCGATGGCGCGGACGTTTTCGAAGGCGGTAAAGCCGCTGCCGATCGGCCCGGCGTTAAATTCCTGCGTCGCGAAGGCGATCACGCGCTCTATCAAGTCGAGTCCGGTTCCTACGCGTTTACTTCGCAGCGTTGA
- a CDS encoding type II toxin-antitoxin system RelE/ParE family toxin gives MPAQVIWALSSLADLTAIVSLIAADNPAAAQRVAAQIRERTRQLESFPLSGPHYDFTPTGEVRELVVPPYRIFYRVTDDGKTVRILRIWHSARGTPDIPRV, from the coding sequence ATGCCTGCGCAAGTTATCTGGGCCCTCAGCAGCCTAGCCGACCTCACCGCCATCGTCAGCTTGATCGCTGCCGATAACCCGGCGGCAGCCCAACGAGTCGCCGCTCAAATCCGGGAGCGAACCCGCCAGCTCGAATCATTTCCTCTGAGCGGTCCTCACTACGACTTCACGCCCACTGGCGAAGTCCGTGAGCTGGTTGTACCGCCTTACCGCATCTTCTATCGCGTCACAGACGACGGCAAAACCGTGAGAATACTCCGCATCTGGCATTCCGCTCGCGGCACACCCGATATCCCGCGAGTTTAG
- the ruvB gene encoding Holliday junction branch migration DNA helicase RuvB — protein MPAPDSSAAKSSSKDKGLNYLTTTLTAPVSPVEAALRPLSFADFTGQPKTVERLQVMVGAAKRRGEALNHILLSGPPGLGKTTLAFILGNELGKAVRVTSGPVIEKAGDLAGLLTNLEEGDILFIDEIHRIPKTVEEYLYSAMEDFRLDIMIDQGPNARSVRLSIPKFTLVGATTRAGLLTAPLRSRFTLQTRLDYYDIPTLMGIVQRSCGLLKVSIDEAGSREIAARCRGTPRVANNLINFVRDYAQERAQGIITREVAARALELLEIDAAGLDEMDKRMLRVMAENYRGGPVGMSTIAVAVGEEPETLEEVHEPFLIQEGYLQRTPQGRILTTKGYHAIGLKAAAGQSGQQGSLL, from the coding sequence ATGCCCGCTCCTGACTCCTCAGCCGCCAAATCTTCCAGCAAAGACAAAGGCCTGAACTACCTCACGACCACGCTCACCGCGCCCGTCTCCCCCGTCGAAGCCGCGCTGCGCCCGCTCTCCTTCGCCGACTTCACCGGCCAGCCCAAAACCGTCGAACGCCTCCAAGTCATGGTCGGCGCCGCCAAACGCCGCGGCGAAGCCCTCAACCACATTCTCCTCAGCGGACCGCCCGGCCTCGGCAAAACCACGCTCGCCTTCATCCTAGGCAACGAACTCGGCAAAGCCGTTCGCGTCACCTCCGGCCCCGTCATCGAAAAAGCCGGCGACCTCGCCGGACTCCTCACCAACCTCGAAGAAGGCGACATCCTCTTCATCGACGAAATCCACCGCATCCCGAAAACCGTCGAAGAGTACCTCTACTCCGCGATGGAGGATTTCCGCCTCGATATCATGATCGACCAGGGCCCCAACGCCCGCAGCGTCCGCCTCTCGATCCCGAAGTTCACCCTCGTCGGTGCCACCACCCGCGCCGGTCTGCTCACCGCGCCCCTCCGCTCCCGCTTCACACTCCAGACGCGCCTCGACTACTACGACATCCCCACGCTCATGGGCATCGTCCAGCGCAGCTGCGGCCTCCTCAAAGTCTCGATCGACGAAGCCGGTTCCCGCGAAATCGCCGCCCGCTGCCGCGGCACCCCCCGCGTCGCCAACAACCTCATCAACTTCGTCCGCGACTACGCCCAGGAACGCGCCCAAGGCATCATCACCCGCGAAGTCGCCGCCCGCGCCCTCGAACTCCTCGAAATCGACGCCGCCGGCCTCGACGAAATGGACAAACGCATGCTCCGCGTGATGGCCGAAAACTACCGCGGCGGCCCCGTCGGCATGAGCACCATCGCCGTCGCCGTCGGCGAAGAACCCGAGACCCTCGAAGAAGTCCACGAACCCTTCCTCATCCAGGAAGGTTACCTGCAACGTACGCCCCAAGGCCGCATCCTCACGACCAAAGGCTACCACGCCATCGGCCTCAAAGCCGCCGCGGGACAAAGCGGGCAGCAGGGCTCCCTTCTCTAA
- a CDS encoding response regulator codes for MKLRVSIVDDDAPTRQILKELILETSTLEFVSEHPNTESAIENLPKEKPDVVLTDINVPLINGIECVRTLKPKLPDTQFLMLTIYADANHIFDALSAGATGYLLKGTRRSELLAAIKQIAVGGSPMSCSIARKVVQSFTQPAPRSGMEVLSPREMSVLELLANGYLYKEIADQLGVSVTTIDTYVRRMYEKLHVNSRSQAVAKFLKRAK; via the coding sequence ATGAAACTTCGTGTCTCCATCGTCGATGATGATGCCCCCACCCGGCAGATCCTCAAAGAACTCATCTTGGAAACCAGCACGCTGGAGTTTGTCAGCGAGCATCCGAACACCGAGTCCGCGATCGAGAATCTGCCGAAGGAAAAACCCGATGTCGTCCTGACTGACATCAACGTGCCGCTGATCAACGGCATCGAATGCGTGCGCACGTTGAAGCCGAAGCTGCCGGACACGCAGTTTTTGATGCTCACGATCTACGCCGACGCGAATCACATTTTCGACGCGCTTTCGGCAGGGGCGACGGGTTATCTGCTCAAGGGCACGCGGCGTTCCGAGCTTCTCGCCGCCATCAAGCAGATCGCCGTTGGCGGTTCACCGATGAGCTGCTCGATCGCGCGCAAAGTCGTGCAGTCGTTCACGCAGCCCGCGCCGCGCTCAGGCATGGAAGTGCTTTCACCGCGGGAAATGTCCGTGCTGGAGCTGCTGGCCAACGGCTATCTCTACAAGGAAATCGCCGACCAGCTCGGCGTGAGCGTGACGACGATTGATACCTATGTGCGCCGCATGTACGAGAAGCTGCATGTGAACTCCCGCAGCCAGGCCGTGGCGAAGTTTTTGAAGCGGGCGAAGTAG
- a CDS encoding FecR family protein, whose amino-acid sequence MKTPEKIETEAALWVMRLERGLTATEQDDFLQWYMAEAGHSQELDRQMANWTRLNMLADWRPEHTLRPNRDLLAPQPERARSLKRRRPWFWSAEVALAAAAAVVFGFFLLRPSPSDAPAAVPAVVPAQIAAIERRTLDDGTVIELNRDAEVAVLYTATERKVRLERGEAMFRVAKNPARPFIVITGDVQFRAVGTAFNVRRESEAVELIVTEGKVRVQSQAVEADGIAASPDDSAAAPLVVAGELALVPMQPGKAPISVAKIGVDHLDEKLAWHSRLLDFTNARLSAVVDEFNRRNAPIRMVIDDAKLADTEVSASLRSDNIESFIRLLEGGFGVDAERNGNVVTLRKRRR is encoded by the coding sequence ATGAAGACGCCGGAAAAAATCGAAACGGAAGCAGCGCTCTGGGTGATGCGCCTGGAGCGCGGACTCACCGCGACCGAGCAGGATGATTTCCTGCAATGGTACATGGCGGAAGCGGGTCACTCCCAGGAACTCGACCGGCAAATGGCCAATTGGACGCGGCTTAACATGCTCGCGGACTGGCGGCCCGAGCACACGCTCCGGCCCAATCGCGATCTGCTCGCGCCGCAACCGGAGCGGGCGAGGAGCCTGAAGCGGAGACGTCCGTGGTTTTGGTCGGCCGAGGTGGCGCTCGCGGCGGCAGCGGCGGTCGTGTTTGGATTTTTTTTGCTGCGCCCGTCCCCCTCCGATGCGCCTGCCGCGGTGCCCGCGGTCGTGCCGGCGCAGATCGCGGCGATCGAGCGGCGCACACTCGACGATGGCACGGTGATTGAGCTGAACCGCGATGCCGAGGTGGCTGTGCTGTACACTGCGACCGAGCGCAAGGTGCGGCTGGAGCGCGGCGAGGCGATGTTTCGCGTGGCGAAAAACCCGGCACGTCCGTTCATCGTGATCACGGGCGACGTGCAGTTTCGCGCGGTCGGCACGGCGTTTAATGTACGCCGCGAATCGGAAGCGGTAGAGTTGATCGTGACTGAAGGAAAAGTCCGTGTGCAGTCGCAGGCGGTCGAAGCTGACGGGATTGCGGCATCGCCAGACGACTCCGCGGCCGCGCCGCTCGTGGTGGCAGGCGAACTCGCGCTGGTGCCGATGCAGCCGGGCAAGGCACCGATCTCCGTGGCCAAAATCGGGGTGGACCACCTCGACGAGAAACTCGCCTGGCATTCGCGGCTGCTCGATTTCACCAACGCGCGTCTCTCGGCGGTCGTGGATGAATTCAACCGCAGGAACGCGCCCATCCGCATGGTCATCGACGATGCGAAGCTCGCCGACACCGAGGTCAGCGCGTCGCTGCGTTCGGATAATATCGAGAGCTTCATCCGGCTGCTCGAAGGCGGTTTCGGCGTGGATGCGGAGCGCAACGGGAATGTGGTGACGCTGCGCAAGCGGCGGCGCTGA
- a CDS encoding UDP-N-acetylglucosamine 1-carboxyvinyltransferase, translated as MSDLIVNGGKPLSGTITPSGNKNSALPIVCATLLTDEPVHLTNVPDITDLNKIVKFMTDHGSKISWDRTTGEMHVDHSGFQSELVSNELPQDMRSTVLLYPALLRRLKKITINATAKGCSLGVREIDPHLEIFSKLGAVIDAGEPLVIALPGGFTGNRHWCDYMSVTVTENFLMAASVAKGTSTLINAASEPHVQDLCAALTAMGAKIDGIGTSMLRVEGVEKLHGCKASIATDYHEVVTFLALGAITGGEIRVKNSLPHHFDLIVRAFAKLGVIVEHEGDTAIVRRNQSLIIEQPFTSNLLTKIEAAPWPYFSVDLLPLMIALSTRATGTIHFWNKVYENGFSWMPELAKFGAHVLVSDPHRVNVFGSRPLRPAVVDAPYVIRAAIALYMVAASIPGRSVVKNADTIKRAHPRFVENLRALGADVEWK; from the coding sequence ATGTCCGATCTCATCGTCAACGGCGGCAAGCCGCTCTCAGGCACCATCACGCCCTCCGGCAATAAAAACTCTGCGCTGCCCATCGTCTGCGCCACTCTCCTCACCGACGAGCCGGTTCACCTGACCAACGTCCCCGACATCACCGATCTCAACAAGATCGTGAAGTTCATGACCGACCACGGCTCCAAAATCTCCTGGGACCGCACCACCGGCGAGATGCACGTCGACCACTCCGGTTTCCAGAGCGAACTCGTCAGCAACGAGCTCCCGCAGGACATGCGCTCGACCGTCTTGCTTTATCCGGCGCTCCTCCGCCGCCTCAAAAAAATCACCATCAACGCCACCGCCAAAGGCTGCTCCCTCGGCGTCCGCGAGATCGACCCGCACCTCGAAATCTTCTCCAAACTCGGCGCCGTGATCGACGCCGGTGAGCCCCTCGTCATCGCACTCCCCGGCGGTTTCACCGGCAACCGCCATTGGTGCGACTACATGTCCGTCACCGTCACGGAAAATTTCCTGATGGCCGCGTCCGTCGCCAAAGGCACCTCGACTCTCATCAACGCCGCGAGCGAACCACACGTCCAGGACCTCTGCGCCGCGCTCACCGCGATGGGCGCGAAGATCGACGGCATCGGCACCAGCATGCTCCGCGTCGAAGGCGTGGAAAAACTCCACGGCTGCAAAGCCTCCATCGCGACCGACTACCACGAAGTCGTCACCTTCCTCGCCCTCGGCGCCATCACCGGCGGCGAGATCCGCGTGAAAAATTCCCTCCCACACCACTTCGACCTCATCGTTCGCGCCTTCGCGAAACTCGGTGTGATCGTCGAACACGAAGGCGACACCGCCATCGTCCGCCGCAACCAGTCGCTCATCATCGAGCAACCCTTCACGTCCAATCTACTCACGAAAATCGAAGCCGCCCCCTGGCCGTATTTCTCCGTCGATCTCCTCCCGCTGATGATCGCGCTCAGCACCCGCGCCACCGGCACGATCCACTTCTGGAATAAGGTCTACGAAAACGGCTTTTCCTGGATGCCCGAGCTCGCGAAATTCGGCGCCCACGTCCTCGTCAGCGACCCGCACCGCGTAAATGTTTTCGGCTCCCGCCCGCTCCGCCCCGCCGTCGTCGATGCGCCCTACGTGATCCGCGCCGCCATCGCGTTGTACATGGTCGCCGCGAGCATCCCCGGCCGCAGCGTCGTGAAAAACGCCGACACCATCAAACGCGCCCACCCCCGCTTCGTCGAAAACCTCCGCGCCCTCGGCGCCGACGTGGAATGGAAGTGA
- a CDS encoding RNA polymerase sigma factor produces MQPHEPQLRAWLTSQFPSGQDVDDIVQEAFVRVLRARTDAEVRSPKAYLFVIARNLALMRVRHSKVAKEDSLAEIDCSGILDEDADVPHAVARAQELEMLTEAIQSLPTRCRQILTLRKIYGLSQKETAAELGIAEHTVEIQAAIGLKKIGQFFRRYRPQA; encoded by the coding sequence TTGCAGCCACACGAACCCCAACTGCGCGCGTGGCTGACGAGCCAGTTTCCCAGCGGGCAGGATGTGGACGATATCGTGCAGGAGGCGTTTGTGCGGGTGTTGCGCGCTCGGACGGACGCGGAAGTGCGTTCGCCGAAGGCCTATCTTTTCGTGATCGCGCGGAATCTGGCGCTGATGCGGGTGCGGCACAGCAAGGTGGCGAAGGAAGATTCCTTAGCGGAAATCGACTGCTCCGGCATCTTAGATGAGGACGCAGATGTGCCGCACGCCGTCGCCCGCGCCCAAGAACTCGAAATGCTCACCGAAGCGATCCAATCACTCCCGACCCGTTGCCGGCAGATCCTCACGCTGCGGAAGATCTATGGGCTTTCGCAGAAGGAGACGGCGGCCGAGCTCGGCATCGCGGAGCATACGGTGGAGATCCAGGCGGCGATCGGGTTGAAGAAGATCGGGCAATTTTTCAGGAGATACCGTCCGCAGGCGTGA